The Amblyomma americanum isolate KBUSLIRL-KWMA chromosome 6, ASM5285725v1, whole genome shotgun sequence genome has a window encoding:
- the LOC144136601 gene encoding unconventional prefoldin RPB5 interactor-like produces the protein MESGQLQKLRQSQLKGLRSCDEKLERWAQFESDYEALGERLRTLPDRVGHEVMVPLNSLAFMPGRIVHTNEVLVLLGDNWFAERSASQALAIAQRRAEQCRQMQRSLQAEREQRTNWMKYTEELHRESGLADIREPYDPAEESAWREKHRQSVREYHRSKKDAVEEPQPDTDVWKLLDRLELQEKEAHEDAAPDTSHEEVSRKVRWQDESSGHISFSYSTSDACSATTPASSSEAILSPGDILRMFGGSEANVAKSILKNAPEAKPTIRPKASLSSPAVPEKRERSRLKPDNAFTGNVVEHNVVAPSSTTIDFDVTDVELPAPLNKPTSLFKSRRTAKR, from the coding sequence TGAGAAGCTGGAACGCTGGGCGCAGTTTGAGAGCGACTACGAGGCCCTCGGCGAGCGGTTGCGCACGCTGCCCGACCGCGTGGGTCACGAAGTGATGGTGCCCCTCAACTCTCTCGCCTTCATGCCAGGCCGCATCGTGCACACCAACGAAGTGCTCGTGCTGCTGGGCGACAACTGGTTCGCCGAGCGGTCGGCTAGTCAGGCGTTGGCCatcgcccagcgccgcgccgagCAGTGCCGGCAGATGCAGCGCAGCCTGCAAGCTGAACGTGAGCAGCGCACCAACTGGATGAAATACACGGAAGAGCTGCACCGCGAAAGCGGCCTGGCAGACATTCGGGAGCCATACGACCCCGCTGAGGAGAGTGCGTGGCGGGAAAAACACCGCCAAAGCGTGCGCGAGTACCACAGGTCTAAGAAGGACGCCGTCGAAGAGCCACAGCCCGACACGGACGTCTGGAAGCTTCTCGACCGTCTGGAGTTGCAAGAAAAGGAAGCCCACGAAGACGCCGCTCCCGACACGTCTCACGAAGAGGTCTCTCGCAAGGTTCGTTGGCAGGATGAGAGTAGTGGCCACATCAGCTTCTCCTATTCAACAAGCGACGCCTGTAGCGCAACTACACCCGCTTCTAGCTCGGAAGCAATACTGAGTCCGGGTGACATCTTGCGCATGTTTGGCGGATCCGAAGCCAATGTGGCAAAGTCTATATTAAAGAATGCACCGGAGGCGAAGCCTACAATAAGGCCCAAGGCATCATTATCATCTCCCGCAGTGCCAGAAAAGAGAGAAAGGTCAAGGTTGAAGCCTGATAATGCATTCACAGGAAATGTTGTGGAGCATAATGTTGTTGCACCATCATCGACAACAATTGACTTTGATGTCACTGATGTAGAATTACCAGCACCACTCAACAAACCAACTTCATTGTTTAAGTCAAGAAGAACAGCGAAACGATAG